In Leptospira harrisiae, a genomic segment contains:
- the zigA gene encoding zinc metallochaperone GTPase ZigA, which yields MKPKIPVTVLSGFLGAGKTTLLNHILANREGLRVAVIVNDMSEVNIDARLVASGGSLSRTNEKLVEMSNGCICCTLREDLLLEITKLAKDGKFDSILIESTGISEPLPIAETFTFEDETGVSLSDIVSLDSMITVVDAVNFLKDFQSLDSLREREIGAGEEDDRDIVDLLVDQVEFSDTIIVNKISLLSDEKKNRLLTILRSLNADAEIIPTDYSKVPLSKVLNTGRFDFDKASQSPLWLKELRGDHVPETEEYGIKSFVYVHRRPFHPERFYKWLHSEKPGVVRAKGFVWLASQMDWVVLYSQAGNLSSYKPEGYWWASIPDEEIPDDPEVFKNLQTHWLEPWGDRRQEIVLIGRDMDEKKLRASLDKCLLSDKEYKEGPELWAKFEDPFPDWDAMIEESD from the coding sequence ATGAAACCAAAAATTCCTGTCACCGTTCTCTCTGGATTTTTAGGAGCAGGCAAAACCACACTGCTCAATCACATTCTTGCCAACCGGGAAGGACTCCGTGTGGCAGTCATCGTCAACGATATGAGCGAAGTGAATATTGATGCGAGACTTGTGGCGTCCGGAGGGAGTCTCAGTCGCACCAATGAAAAGTTAGTGGAGATGTCGAATGGTTGTATTTGTTGCACCCTCAGAGAAGATTTACTTCTTGAGATCACTAAACTTGCCAAAGATGGAAAATTTGATTCCATCCTAATTGAATCCACTGGAATTTCAGAACCCCTTCCTATTGCAGAAACCTTTACCTTTGAAGATGAAACAGGAGTTAGTTTGTCCGATATCGTTTCCTTGGATTCAATGATTACAGTCGTCGATGCGGTAAATTTTTTAAAAGACTTCCAAAGTTTAGATTCCTTAAGAGAACGAGAAATAGGTGCTGGTGAGGAAGATGACCGGGACATTGTCGATTTGCTAGTAGACCAAGTGGAGTTTAGCGACACCATCATTGTCAATAAAATCAGTCTTTTATCGGATGAAAAAAAGAATAGATTACTCACCATCTTACGTTCGCTAAATGCAGATGCCGAAATCATACCCACGGATTACAGTAAAGTCCCCCTATCTAAAGTTTTAAATACGGGTCGATTTGATTTTGATAAGGCCAGTCAGTCCCCCTTATGGCTCAAAGAACTCCGAGGGGACCATGTTCCCGAAACCGAAGAATATGGAATCAAAAGTTTTGTGTACGTGCACAGACGTCCCTTCCATCCAGAACGATTTTACAAATGGTTGCATTCCGAAAAACCGGGAGTGGTTCGTGCCAAAGGATTCGTATGGCTAGCGAGTCAAATGGATTGGGTGGTTTTGTATTCCCAAGCCGGGAACCTATCATCTTACAAACCTGAAGGGTATTGGTGGGCCAGTATCCCTGACGAAGAGATTCCGGATGATCCAGAAGTCTTCAAAAATCTACAAACACATTGGTTAGAGCCTTGGGGAGACAGGCGCCAAGAGATTGTTCTCATTGGTCGGGATATGGATGAAAAGAAACTACGTGCCTCTCTCGACAAATGCCTGCTAAGTGACAAAGAATACAAAGAAGGACCGGAACTTTGGGCAAAGTTTGAAGATCCTTTTCCCGATTGGGATGCAATGATCGAAGAGTCGGATTAA
- a CDS encoding methyl-accepting chemotaxis protein: protein MQLDPYYLKATKTINSIRSTLLVIFILGILGSLGSLHRDQLIMMLLTTFFYGMVALTQFIILKRGKDPHAFWFVVIDIILIGSNTLGQSIMDLDIASSALKDGVNYIISFFILLYSGFLFSSKQTYIIGVMLTVVQIGSLVFAGISGMEFVDRNDTHKLAYSISLPVEIVKVFFLGMATVTIAKMVGLLTSIRDEAVNGKKTSEEHSKVMERQKEALVETGENLNQSVAALKVFADDLSSLVQNQAASIEEISASLTKISQSTENSFSFVKDQYKRIETLNEESHTLEGIVKTVRVEIDTISGHINESSQFSNLVTNSMENLNSVLNEVSSSFQKVEDVNQIMKEIADQTNLLALNASIEAARAGEHGRGFAVVAQEVAKLAENSALNASVISKTILKSKSDLLKGNLSAKEASGLALNQKNEMNKIQNKVISFNEKFIDLQKLNTRVLESQKELKELSSQLESIAKDQTFGNKEVMRAAQSIESDVQVVAENTRVLAEHIEDIQDLANRIK from the coding sequence ATGCAGTTGGATCCATATTACTTAAAAGCTACAAAAACCATTAATTCCATTCGCTCGACTCTACTTGTTATTTTTATTTTAGGAATCCTCGGGAGTCTTGGTTCTCTCCACAGAGACCAACTCATCATGATGCTTCTTACCACTTTCTTTTATGGTATGGTCGCATTGACACAGTTCATAATCTTAAAGAGAGGGAAAGACCCTCATGCATTTTGGTTTGTTGTCATTGATATCATTCTGATTGGTTCAAATACTTTAGGCCAGAGTATTATGGACTTGGACATTGCCTCGTCTGCCCTAAAGGACGGAGTGAATTATATCATTTCTTTTTTTATCTTATTGTATTCAGGTTTTCTGTTTTCTTCCAAACAAACATATATCATTGGAGTGATGTTAACAGTTGTTCAGATAGGCTCCTTGGTTTTTGCAGGCATTTCTGGAATGGAATTTGTAGATCGAAATGATACACATAAACTTGCATATTCCATTTCGTTACCTGTAGAAATTGTAAAAGTTTTCTTTTTAGGAATGGCTACAGTTACAATTGCGAAAATGGTGGGGCTTCTTACTTCGATTCGAGATGAAGCTGTCAATGGTAAAAAAACTTCAGAAGAACATTCAAAAGTAATGGAAAGACAAAAGGAGGCATTGGTAGAGACTGGTGAAAATTTAAATCAATCCGTTGCCGCCTTGAAAGTGTTTGCTGATGATTTGAGTAGTCTCGTGCAAAACCAAGCTGCTTCCATTGAGGAAATTTCAGCATCGCTAACAAAAATTTCACAATCCACAGAAAATTCTTTTTCTTTTGTCAAAGACCAATACAAACGAATTGAAACATTAAACGAAGAAAGCCATACCTTAGAAGGAATTGTAAAGACAGTGCGAGTTGAAATCGATACAATTTCAGGTCATATTAATGAATCATCACAGTTTAGTAATTTGGTAACGAACTCTATGGAAAACTTAAATTCAGTTTTAAACGAAGTGAGTTCCAGTTTTCAAAAAGTGGAAGATGTCAATCAAATCATGAAAGAAATTGCTGACCAAACCAATTTACTTGCTCTCAATGCTTCGATTGAGGCAGCAAGAGCTGGGGAACATGGTAGGGGGTTTGCAGTTGTCGCACAAGAAGTTGCAAAACTTGCAGAAAACTCAGCGTTAAACGCAAGTGTCATTTCCAAAACCATTCTCAAATCTAAATCTGATTTACTCAAAGGGAATTTGTCAGCGAAAGAGGCAAGTGGATTGGCTTTGAACCAAAAAAATGAAATGAATAAAATCCAAAATAAAGTGATTAGTTTTAATGAAAAGTTTATCGACTTACAAAAGTTAAATACTCGTGTTTTGGAGTCTCAAAAAGAGCTAAAAGAATTATCCTCACAATTGGAATCCATAGCCAAAGACCAAACCTTCGGCAACAAGGAAGTGATGCGAGCAGCTCAAAGTATAGAAAGTGATGTCCAGGTTGTGGCTGAAAACACAAGAGTCCTCGCCGAACATATTGAGGACATCCAGGATTTGGCCAATCGCATCAAGTGA
- a CDS encoding type II CAAX endopeptidase family protein — translation MKENFKPLVLYFFSAYLISWIIWLPLYLPKFGIHFLPVLPYHHAWGALGPLSAAFILNKIEYGNSGVKSLLSRMFQWKVHWFWYFIAVFSPFVLLGFATSMNYFINSKFSFDGLGRSLEFPQFGIVTFFLYNVIVYGFGEETGWRGYALPKLQKKWNALQSTLVLTILWALWHAPLFLYRPSFMAMDLFGIFGWFMSLFTGAILLTWLYNSSRGSILMVALFHGTIDIVFTSDSIDTNIMNITGFLLVVFAVIVLGLTGWKHLSKVNRQIS, via the coding sequence ATGAAAGAAAATTTTAAACCGTTAGTGTTATATTTTTTTTCTGCGTATTTAATTTCTTGGATCATTTGGCTTCCTTTGTATTTGCCTAAGTTTGGAATTCATTTTTTACCAGTTCTACCTTACCATCATGCTTGGGGAGCACTTGGGCCTTTGTCTGCTGCGTTTATTTTAAACAAAATAGAATATGGCAACAGCGGTGTCAAAAGTTTACTTTCAAGAATGTTCCAATGGAAGGTCCATTGGTTCTGGTATTTCATAGCAGTTTTTAGTCCCTTTGTGCTTCTTGGATTCGCAACTAGTATGAATTATTTTATCAATTCGAAATTTAGTTTTGATGGATTGGGTAGAAGCCTTGAGTTTCCCCAGTTTGGAATTGTAACTTTCTTCTTGTACAATGTCATAGTTTACGGATTTGGGGAAGAAACAGGATGGAGAGGGTATGCCTTACCAAAGTTACAAAAAAAATGGAATGCCTTACAATCTACCTTGGTTCTAACCATTTTATGGGCACTATGGCATGCTCCGCTTTTTTTGTATCGACCTAGCTTTATGGCAATGGACCTGTTCGGAATCTTCGGATGGTTTATGTCTTTGTTTACTGGTGCCATCCTTTTGACCTGGCTCTATAATTCCTCAAGAGGAAGTATCCTTATGGTGGCTCTCTTTCATGGAACCATCGACATCGTATTTACCTCAGACTCCATCGATACAAATATAATGAACATCACCGGGTTTTTACTCGTTGTATTTGCCGTAATCGTCCTTGGATTGACGGGATGGAAACATCTATCCAAGGTGAATCGGCAGATCAGTTAA
- a CDS encoding RCC1 domain-containing protein, protein MNKNRNFLGTIFLSIILFSLVTQCKSKETDPSALALLGFSLNLSTISGTITDGAQNPITNASLEIATSANLRSSSSRSLASTSETGAWQLSLGTGTFEILVKDSTGKSLGTFKISSGENLEPSIEDVTHTSDRIFLVSLANEREVGSKFEILFPKDGSIIKTYDLTLNIKTSDSLTCSVFQNRLEKNNFKATKGEIISTLSVKPTLGVNKVQIQCTNELGITAKKTILTYFGNRISAGGSHSGYVVNGSLYTWGRNNFGQLGTGTSTGDLTNPTITKLSTITNVASIGFNQNNSLAITDDGSVWTWGANSSGQLGMGNTGDLQTSATDVGPRNPPRKVPGITNAVMGVYGFDHAVILKSDGTVVSFGLNSVGQLGNGTGGTGTYSANPVTVTGLPNDIIQVIAGAEHSAALTKSGDVYVWGRDQYGNLGDGVLGTATEVNFTPKKVSSLSGIVHIANGRDHILALKNDGTVYAWGLAASGQLGIGGSGSPTPVPTPTLVSGLYNVVSVWANGTQSFAILSDGTVKGWGANSSGNLGTGLTTPAKLYTPGDIVVGVKDIQYFGCGALHNFAILKSGSLYGWGWNFKGSIGRADLQETWAATTPIFLTIPD, encoded by the coding sequence ATGAACAAAAACAGAAATTTCCTCGGAACAATCTTCCTTTCCATAATCCTCTTTAGTTTGGTAACTCAGTGTAAATCCAAAGAGACTGATCCCAGTGCCCTTGCCTTACTTGGTTTTAGCCTAAACCTTTCCACGATTTCAGGAACGATTACTGACGGAGCCCAAAACCCTATCACCAATGCGAGTTTGGAGATAGCTACTTCCGCAAACCTTCGCTCATCTTCCTCTCGCTCACTAGCCAGTACATCGGAAACGGGGGCTTGGCAACTTTCTTTGGGGACGGGAACCTTTGAAATTCTTGTGAAAGATTCCACTGGGAAATCCCTTGGAACTTTTAAAATATCTTCTGGTGAAAATTTGGAACCGTCCATTGAAGATGTCACTCATACCTCGGATCGAATTTTTTTAGTGAGTTTGGCAAACGAGAGGGAGGTTGGATCTAAATTTGAGATCCTTTTTCCAAAGGATGGCAGTATCATCAAAACCTATGATCTAACTCTAAATATAAAAACCTCTGATTCTTTAACTTGTTCTGTATTTCAAAATAGATTAGAAAAAAATAATTTCAAAGCCACAAAGGGTGAAATTATTTCTACTCTATCAGTCAAGCCAACGTTAGGTGTAAATAAGGTTCAAATTCAATGTACAAATGAATTGGGAATCACAGCTAAAAAAACCATTCTTACTTATTTTGGAAATCGAATCTCTGCTGGTGGATCTCACTCTGGTTATGTGGTGAATGGTAGTCTTTATACCTGGGGAAGAAATAATTTTGGACAATTGGGAACAGGAACTTCAACGGGTGACCTTACCAATCCAACCATCACTAAACTTTCAACAATAACAAATGTCGCCTCCATTGGATTCAACCAAAACAACTCTCTTGCTATCACGGATGACGGATCTGTTTGGACTTGGGGAGCCAATAGCAGTGGCCAATTGGGTATGGGAAATACTGGAGACTTACAAACTTCAGCGACAGATGTTGGACCAAGAAATCCACCTCGAAAAGTTCCAGGTATCACAAACGCAGTAATGGGTGTTTATGGATTTGATCATGCTGTGATTTTAAAGTCTGATGGAACTGTTGTTAGTTTTGGATTAAATTCTGTTGGCCAACTTGGGAATGGAACTGGAGGAACAGGAACTTATTCCGCAAATCCAGTCACAGTAACAGGGCTTCCCAATGATATAATCCAAGTCATAGCGGGAGCTGAACATTCTGCAGCCTTAACAAAGTCAGGTGATGTATATGTTTGGGGAAGAGACCAATATGGGAATTTGGGAGATGGAGTGCTCGGAACGGCAACCGAAGTCAATTTTACTCCTAAAAAAGTTTCTTCTTTATCTGGAATTGTTCATATAGCCAATGGTCGAGATCATATCCTTGCACTCAAAAATGATGGGACTGTTTATGCTTGGGGACTTGCAGCGAGCGGTCAACTCGGGATAGGTGGGAGTGGTTCTCCCACTCCTGTTCCCACGCCGACACTTGTGTCAGGACTCTACAATGTGGTTTCTGTTTGGGCCAATGGAACCCAAAGTTTTGCGATCCTCAGTGATGGGACGGTAAAAGGTTGGGGAGCCAATTCTAGCGGAAATTTAGGAACAGGTCTTACCACTCCTGCAAAATTATATACTCCCGGAGACATTGTCGTTGGTGTGAAGGACATCCAGTACTTTGGATGTGGAGCACTTCATAATTTTGCGATCTTAAAGTCTGGATCTTTGTATGGTTGGGGATGGAACTTTAAAGGGTCAATTGGACGTGCGGATCTCCAAGAAACTTGGGCGGCAACAACTCCGATCTTTCTTACCATTCCCGACTAA
- a CDS encoding di-heme oxidoredictase family protein, with protein MGKFIILIFLSNSFYFGCAFVESNVCSTDIGLSEIVNSTSVMGCKKEKKLCEDGSCLALLGLNQSGPNPWEYEEGEELSGGKAMTSFVTDARAFLQFGKNSPLQTISDFTVGQSVFEVPWTAGFSASLPDRDGLGPFFHTNSCLGCHVGNGRAVEDDGDPLVFTLVRLGVGAKGNEPEPIYGTQFQPNAVAGVSPEGTVHFEYDFIDGTYSDGTTYTLRKPNLVFSGLGYGPFKQGHKTSVRLTQQVIGLGLLESVSEENILSRSDPLDLDGDGISGRPNWIWDLSGSGKSLGRFGWKANAPSLKRQNSAAFSGDIGITSPMLSSENCSSTQTSCSNATGGGNPEISEDKITAITKYMQLVAVPVRRNPNLPAILNGKKHFFFAGCNKCHTEKLVTTNQTPFAQLANQTIRPYTDLLLHDMGEGLSDGKADGEATENEWRTAPLWGIGLFGTVNGKARYLHDGRAKTLDEAILWHGGEAEKSKKYFLALNVSDRANLIRFLLSL; from the coding sequence ATGGGAAAATTTATAATTTTAATCTTTTTATCAAACTCTTTCTATTTTGGATGTGCGTTTGTAGAATCAAATGTTTGTTCTACGGACATAGGGTTATCCGAAATAGTCAATTCTACATCTGTAATGGGATGCAAAAAAGAGAAAAAACTTTGCGAAGATGGGTCCTGTTTGGCTTTACTCGGATTGAATCAGTCAGGTCCAAACCCTTGGGAATATGAAGAGGGTGAGGAACTTTCCGGTGGTAAGGCAATGACAAGTTTTGTTACGGATGCTCGTGCTTTCCTTCAGTTTGGAAAAAACTCACCTTTGCAAACGATTTCGGATTTTACTGTCGGCCAATCTGTTTTTGAAGTACCGTGGACGGCAGGTTTTTCAGCGAGCCTTCCTGACCGGGATGGACTTGGTCCTTTTTTTCATACCAACTCTTGTCTTGGATGCCATGTTGGAAATGGTAGGGCAGTGGAAGATGATGGTGATCCATTAGTTTTCACCTTGGTAAGGTTAGGTGTTGGTGCGAAAGGAAATGAACCCGAACCAATATATGGAACCCAGTTCCAACCAAATGCTGTTGCCGGTGTCTCACCAGAAGGAACCGTCCATTTTGAATACGATTTCATTGACGGAACTTATTCAGATGGCACAACTTATACTTTACGAAAACCAAATTTAGTCTTTAGCGGACTTGGTTACGGTCCATTTAAACAAGGCCACAAAACTTCCGTTCGGTTGACACAGCAGGTCATAGGACTTGGGCTTTTGGAATCGGTTTCTGAAGAAAACATTTTGAGCCGGTCAGATCCGCTCGATTTAGATGGGGATGGAATTTCAGGAAGACCTAATTGGATTTGGGATCTCTCTGGAAGTGGAAAATCGCTCGGGCGTTTTGGTTGGAAAGCGAATGCTCCTAGTCTCAAACGTCAAAACTCTGCCGCTTTTTCGGGTGATATTGGAATCACAAGTCCCATGTTATCATCCGAAAATTGTTCTTCCACACAAACTTCATGTTCCAATGCTACAGGTGGCGGTAACCCAGAAATATCAGAAGATAAAATCACCGCAATTACAAAGTATATGCAACTAGTTGCAGTACCAGTTCGCCGGAATCCAAATTTACCAGCAATTTTGAATGGAAAAAAACATTTTTTCTTTGCTGGTTGTAACAAATGTCATACGGAGAAGTTGGTGACAACAAATCAAACTCCCTTTGCACAACTTGCAAACCAAACCATTCGTCCTTATACCGATCTCCTGTTACATGATATGGGAGAGGGTTTGAGTGATGGAAAAGCGGACGGTGAAGCAACAGAAAACGAATGGAGAACTGCACCACTTTGGGGGATCGGCCTTTTTGGAACTGTAAATGGGAAAGCTCGTTATTTGCATGATGGGAGAGCAAAAACGTTGGATGAGGCTATCCTATGGCATGGTGGGGAAGCAGAAAAAAGTAAAAAATATTTTTTAGCTCTAAATGTATCAGACAGAGCAAACCTCATTCGTTTTTTGTTATCATTATAA
- a CDS encoding imelysin family protein, with protein sequence MTSMRNLTFVLSLGLVLNYCTPESGNSETGLLAALALAGNTPNQSAFLETYSQIAFQNYSDAYTDVVTLRQKVSTFTAKASPSVTELNELKTLWRKARRSYLQTEIFRFSQGPIDNPVLTGGVELEPLMNAWPLDEGYIDTVVLAGTVTKQGLIDANEGDCSGGTCPDGDTAKNISVGWHAIEYLLWGADAAGNFTPGTSITQSNFTTANGAGSAAAKRSAYLLFATEILEAHLLQLKNAWDPGISNSFVSKFKSSSTSFENILRGIAKFAGGEWGGERMTGVFGGEQEEEHSCFSDNTKADFYYDAKGLDNLFNGSYTGSKTITGYGLKNLLGRETSYINERIGTAELFCLNEFTEDVSLNQACNSSIVSSRFDRMIATVNVSGSATENADYQLFRYQIQPAVQEIAKAMQRSAASYGVSIGDDGLVLE encoded by the coding sequence ATGACGTCGATGCGAAATCTAACCTTCGTACTATCACTTGGCCTTGTGCTAAATTATTGTACTCCCGAATCTGGAAATTCGGAAACGGGCCTATTGGCAGCACTAGCTCTTGCTGGTAATACGCCAAACCAGTCGGCCTTTCTAGAAACCTATTCCCAAATTGCCTTCCAAAACTATAGCGATGCTTATACAGATGTGGTAACACTCAGACAAAAAGTTAGCACTTTTACTGCGAAAGCCTCCCCTTCCGTTACAGAACTCAATGAACTAAAAACACTTTGGAGAAAGGCGAGACGGAGTTACTTACAAACAGAGATTTTCCGTTTTAGTCAAGGTCCAATCGACAACCCAGTGCTGACTGGAGGCGTAGAACTAGAGCCACTCATGAATGCTTGGCCTTTGGATGAAGGTTATATTGATACTGTTGTTTTAGCAGGTACGGTCACTAAACAAGGATTAATCGATGCCAATGAAGGCGATTGTTCAGGTGGAACATGTCCAGATGGAGATACTGCAAAAAACATTTCTGTCGGTTGGCACGCCATTGAATACTTGTTATGGGGTGCGGATGCAGCTGGTAACTTTACACCAGGAACTTCTATCACTCAATCTAATTTCACTACAGCAAACGGCGCAGGATCTGCAGCAGCAAAACGTTCTGCTTATCTTTTGTTTGCAACAGAAATTCTAGAAGCGCACCTTCTTCAGTTAAAAAATGCCTGGGACCCTGGAATTTCCAATTCCTTTGTTTCCAAATTCAAATCAAGTTCCACTTCCTTTGAAAATATCTTACGTGGAATTGCAAAATTCGCCGGTGGAGAATGGGGTGGAGAAAGGATGACTGGAGTTTTTGGTGGAGAACAAGAAGAAGAACATTCCTGTTTCTCAGACAATACGAAAGCTGACTTTTATTATGATGCAAAGGGACTCGATAATCTTTTTAACGGTTCCTATACTGGATCTAAGACCATTACTGGGTATGGTCTAAAAAATCTACTTGGTAGAGAAACAAGTTACATTAACGAACGGATTGGTACAGCCGAACTATTTTGTTTGAATGAATTCACCGAAGATGTTTCATTAAATCAAGCCTGCAATAGTTCGATTGTTTCCAGTCGTTTCGATCGGATGATTGCTACAGTCAATGTTTCTGGCTCTGCTACGGAGAATGCTGATTACCAACTTTTCCGATACCAAATCCAACCAGCAGTGCAAGAGATAGCAAAGGCGATGCAAAGATCCGCTGCAAGTTACGGAGTCTCCATCGGTGATGATGGATTAGTTCTCGAATAA
- a CDS encoding HEAT repeat domain-containing protein codes for MQKIWIFLSLFFTVTFFLNCDPVPTKEDTNPVMETVAEEQPTESLLAALDSTDPFTRSQATIQLGSRDVRSAIPKLKKLLSDKEPGVRAGASIALGDLKDKSSSTTIANLMWSDSENPKDVYLDALTRMKDPSVGNRMYPLLDDTNATLRLQVVDALVQIGAKAIGPQILSMALKNKDREKDKTYAMALGKLKINASESYLLGLTKTQDESPTLAAAYLALGRIKAKNANDVLVKALNLPYSKGKENASLALIEIGNPSVVSKVFQSLSSEDTETKLYATDVLCSIPSKEAAKLAYDLLNGKDSKNWGSAAKIVGRQRYKEGRARIEELLEKKSTPERDSFAEALGWIGDKASIPVLRKVLLSGEPEGPYGSAWALGILGAREAVPDLIKALDLGDAKLMVYALEALGSIADPTSLPKLKSLLADRPKMAPQILSTVALIPTEEARIVIEEATKSKDAEVYRPAMEEIAKRKDKKSVPLLLTYVNGDNSEKRKLSYYALTAVTGEKFRTAKEWNEWAKRN; via the coding sequence ATGCAAAAGATTTGGATTTTTCTTTCTCTTTTTTTTACCGTTACCTTCTTTTTGAATTGTGATCCCGTTCCCACCAAAGAAGATACAAATCCTGTTATGGAAACTGTGGCAGAAGAACAACCTACAGAATCTCTTCTGGCCGCTCTCGATTCTACTGATCCTTTTACAAGGTCCCAAGCAACAATCCAATTGGGGAGTCGGGATGTACGTTCGGCCATCCCAAAGTTAAAAAAACTTTTATCAGATAAAGAACCAGGTGTTCGCGCTGGGGCGTCCATAGCTCTGGGAGACTTAAAAGACAAATCTTCTTCAACCACCATTGCCAATTTGATGTGGTCTGATTCTGAAAATCCGAAAGATGTTTATTTGGATGCGCTCACTCGTATGAAAGACCCTTCTGTGGGGAATCGAATGTATCCTTTATTAGATGACACTAATGCAACACTTCGTTTGCAGGTAGTGGATGCACTTGTGCAGATTGGAGCCAAAGCAATAGGCCCTCAGATTTTAAGTATGGCTTTAAAAAACAAAGATAGGGAAAAAGACAAAACCTATGCGATGGCATTAGGAAAATTAAAGATAAATGCTTCCGAGTCTTATTTGCTTGGGTTAACCAAAACTCAAGATGAATCTCCCACACTTGCTGCGGCCTATCTTGCTTTAGGAAGAATCAAAGCTAAAAATGCAAATGATGTACTTGTGAAAGCATTGAACCTTCCTTATAGCAAAGGAAAAGAAAATGCGTCCTTGGCTCTCATTGAAATTGGAAACCCATCTGTTGTTTCCAAAGTTTTCCAATCCTTAAGTTCCGAAGATACGGAAACTAAACTTTATGCTACAGATGTACTTTGTTCCATACCATCCAAGGAAGCTGCAAAGTTAGCCTATGATCTGTTAAATGGAAAAGATTCTAAAAACTGGGGAAGTGCTGCAAAAATTGTCGGTAGACAAAGGTATAAAGAGGGAAGGGCACGTATCGAAGAGTTATTGGAAAAAAAATCCACTCCCGAACGTGATAGTTTTGCCGAAGCACTCGGTTGGATTGGCGACAAGGCTTCGATTCCTGTTCTTAGAAAAGTTTTATTATCGGGAGAACCAGAAGGACCTTATGGATCGGCTTGGGCTCTCGGAATTCTTGGTGCTAGGGAAGCAGTTCCTGATCTCATCAAAGCACTTGATTTAGGAGATGCGAAACTAATGGTTTATGCATTGGAGGCACTTGGTTCCATTGCTGACCCAACAAGTTTACCCAAACTCAAAAGCCTGTTAGCGGATAGACCCAAAATGGCTCCACAAATACTTTCTACAGTGGCTCTCATCCCAACAGAAGAAGCTCGGATTGTGATTGAAGAGGCAACAAAATCCAAAGATGCAGAAGTATACAGGCCGGCAATGGAAGAGATCGCCAAACGGAAAGATAAAAAATCCGTTCCACTTTTATTAACCTATGTAAATGGTGATAATTCGGAAAAACGAAAACTCAGTTATTATGCCCTCACTGCTGTGACTGGAGAAAAATTTCGAACTGCTAAAGAATGGAATGAGTGGGCAAAAAGGAATTGA